Proteins from a genomic interval of Capsicum annuum cultivar UCD-10X-F1 chromosome 4, UCD10Xv1.1, whole genome shotgun sequence:
- the LOC107867413 gene encoding dihydrofolate reductase, producing the protein MGSEGDCNNNTNLRKPKFLCLHGFRTSGAILKKQIFDKWPTQVVDKLDLVFVDAPLPCQGKSEVEGIFDPPYYEWFQFNKEFTEYQNFDKCLEYIEECMIKHGPFDGLLGFSQGAILSGALSGLQDKGVALTKVPKIKYLIIIGGAKFQNKSVAENAYSSPIKCPSVHFLGEQDYLKKYGKELLESCVDPVVIHHPKGHTIPRFDEKGLEFMLSFIEKVQAEINK; encoded by the exons ATGGGAAGTGAAGGTGATTGCAACAATAACACCAATCTAAGGAAACCTAAATTTCTTTGCCTTCATGGATTTAGAACAAGTGGAGCAATTTTGAAGAAGCAAATTTTTGATAAATGGCCAACTCAAGTTGTGGATAAATTAGATCTTGTTTTTGTTGATGCACCTTTACCTTGTCAAGGCAAATCTGAAGTTGAAGGCATTTTTGACCCTCCTTATTATGAATGGTTCCAATTTAATAAG GAATTTACTGAGTatcagaattttgataaatgTCTTGAATACATAGAAGAATGTATGATTAAGCATGGACCTTTTGATGGTCTTCTTGGTTTCTCCCAG GGGGCAATTCTTTCTGGAGCATTGTCTGGGTTGCAAGATAAG GGAGTGGCACTTACAAAGGTGCCCaagataaaatatttgataattattGGAGGTgctaaatttcaaaataaatcagTGGCAGAAAATGCTTATTCATCACCAATTAAATGCCCTTCCGTTCACTTCTTAG GTGAGCAAGATTACCTGAAGAAGTATGGGAAAGAACTATTGGAATCATGTGTTGATCCAGTGGTGATTCATCATCCTAAGGGCCACACCATACCAAGATTTG atgagAAAGGACTAGAGTTCATGCTTAGTTTCATTGAGAAGGTGCAAGCAGAGATTAACAAGTGA
- the LOC107869498 gene encoding esterase GA18864 isoform X2, which translates to MYLANIFPKYLQNLRPKRSLLVHMNIHQQTSHVTMASEGTSQKKLPRFLCLHGFRTSGAILKKQIFDNWPARVVDKLDLVFVDAPFPCQGKSEVEGMFEPPYFEWYQFNKDLKVYENFDKCLEYIKECMIKHGPFYGLLGFSQGAVISGGLRGLQDKGVGLTKVQKIKYLIIIGGAKFQNESVAVKAYSSPITCPSVHFLDEKGLESMLSFIEKVQAD; encoded by the exons ATGTATCTGGCCAACATTTTCCCAAAGTACCTCCAAAATCTAAGACCAAAAAGGTCCTTGCTTGTTCACATGAATATCCATCAGCAGACATCACATGTCACCATGGCAAGTGAAGGTACCAGTCAGAAGAAATTACCAAGATTTCTTTGCCTTCATGGATTTAGAACAAGTGGAGCAATTTTGAAGAAGCAAATTTTTGATAATTGGCCAGCTCGAGTTGTGGATAAATTGGATCTTGTTTTTGTTGATGCACCTTTTCCTTGTCAAGGCAAATCTGAAGTTGAGGGCATGTTTGAGCCTCCTTATTTTGAATGGTACCAATTCAACAAG GATTTGAAAGTGTATGAGAATTTTGATAAATGTCTTGAATACATAAAAGAATGTATGATTAAACATGGACCTTTCTATGGTCTTCTTGGTTTCTCCCAG GGAGCAGTTATTTCTGGAGGATTGCGTGGGTTGCAGGATAAG GGAGTGGGACTTACAAAggtgcaaaaaataaaatatctgataatTATTGGAGGTGCTAAATTTCAAAATGAATCAGTGGCAGTAAAAGCTTATTCATCACCAATTACATGCCCTTCTGTTCACTTTTTAG